A region of Argentina anserina chromosome 5, drPotAnse1.1, whole genome shotgun sequence DNA encodes the following proteins:
- the LOC126793786 gene encoding transcription factor MYB39-like → MGRSPCCDDQSGLKKGPWTAEEDQKLVDFINKNNHGSWRVLPKLAGLNRCGKSCRLRWTNYLRPDIKRGKFSEEEERIIINLHAVVGNKWSKIATHFPGRTDNEIKNYWNTQMRKKLLQMGLDPNTHKPRTDLNHLLNNLSQLLTTASVGNMMTRTPWDNALRLQASASQLAKMQLLQKLYMQVMNSSVAAPAIDNPTSIGIFGSQNIDLFGGNFNGASSMVKDQEWNHDSIPGAPNELNTISNTTLEGFEGFNSNVNNNLNNCYDMQNFKNQHPELVSSSPGSSTTNNRIERTSTSDIQDAGQSSPTYIFEDWEKLLDDDTSESYWKDILQ, encoded by the exons ATGGGTAGATCCCCTTGTTGTGACGATCAAAGTGGTTTGAAGAAAGGTCCATGGACAGCCGAAGAAGATCAGAAGTTGGTAGatttcattaacaaaaataACCATGGAAGCTGGAGAGTTCTCCCCAAGCTTGCAGGCCTCAACAGGTGTGGTAAGAGTTGCCGGTTAAGGTGGACTAATTACCTGAGGCCTGATATCAAGAGAGGGAAATTCTCcgaagaagaggaaagaatcatcatcaaccttcatGCAGTTGTTGGAAACAA GTGGTCGAAGATTGCAACTCATTTTCCAGGGCGAACTGATAATGAAATCAAGAACTATTGGAAcactcaaatgagaaagaaGCTGCTACAAATGGGACTTGATCCAAACACCCACAAGCCGAGGACAGACCTCAATCACCTTCTGAATAACCTTTCACAGTTGCTTACCACAGCGAGTGTTGGAAACATGATGACTAGGACTCCATGGGACAATGCACTAAGGCTACAAGCCAGTGCTTCACAGCTAGCAAAAATGCAGTTACTGCAAAAACTTTACATGCAGGTTATGAATTCATCAGTTGCAGCTCCTGCTATAGATAACCCGACTAGTATTGGTATATTTGGTTCTCAGAACATTGACCTCTTTGGAGGGAACTTCAATGGAGCAAGTAGCATGGTCAAAGATCAAGAATGGAACCACGATAGCATTCCTGGGGCTCCTAATGAGTTGAACACTATATCCAACACTACATTGGAAGGGTTTGAAGGATTTAACAGCAATGTGAACAACAACTTGAACAACTGCTATGATATGCAGAACTTTAAGAACCAACATCCTGAATTGGTTTCATCATCTCCTGGGAGTTCAACCACCAATAATCGAATTGAAAGAACGAGCACAAGTGATATTCAAGATGCAGGTCAGTCATCACCCACTTACATCTTTGAAGATTGGGAGAAACTCCTGGATGATGATACAAGTGAATCCTACTGGAAGGATATTCTACAGTAA